In Kutzneria kofuensis, the DNA window GTCCGGATCTGTGGCCGGACCTCTCTACTGTATCCCCCCGAAGGCGTCTCGCGCTCCCCATCCCCGCAACAGACACGCCATATTTTCGTGACGACACCTATGCTGGCGCCGTGGATCCCAGCACCGGCGCTCGTGTGGCGGCCTTTTTCGACCTGGACAAGACCGTCATCGCGAAGTCGAGCCTGCTGGCCTTCAGCCGGCCCTTCTTCCAGGAGGGCCTGATCAACCGGCGAGCGGTGCTCAAGAGCGCATACGCCCAGTTCGTGTTCATGCAGTCGGGCGCGGACGCCGACCAGATCGAGCGGATGCGCCAGCACATCACGGCGCTGTGCGCGGGCTGGGACGTCGGCCAGGTGCGGGCCATCGTCGAGGAGACGCTGCACGACATCGTGGACCCGCTGGTCTACAAGGAAGCCACCCAGCTGATCGCGGACCACCGTGCCGCAGGTCACGACGTGGTCGTCGTCTCAGCGTCCGGGCACGAGATCGTGGCGCCGATCGCGGACATGCTCGGCGCGACGCAGTGCCTGGCCACCCGCATGGTGGTCGCCGACGGCCGCTACACCGGCGAGGTCGACTTCTACTGCTACGCGGAGAACAAGGCCGTCGCGATCAAGCAGCTGGCCGCCGCCAACGGCTACGACCTGGCGCAGTGCCACGCGTACTCGGACTCCGCGACCGACGAGCCGATGCTGGCCGTGGTCGGCCACCCCACCGCCGTCAACCCGGACCGGGCGCTGCGCAAGGTGGCCGCGCAGCAGGCCTGGCCGGTGCTGACCTTCTCCGACCCGGTGTCGCTGCGGGGGCGCATCCCGACCCCGTCGGGCACCGCCGTCGCGGTCACCGCGGTGGGACTCGGCGCGGTCGCCGCG includes these proteins:
- a CDS encoding HAD family hydrolase; the encoded protein is MDPSTGARVAAFFDLDKTVIAKSSLLAFSRPFFQEGLINRRAVLKSAYAQFVFMQSGADADQIERMRQHITALCAGWDVGQVRAIVEETLHDIVDPLVYKEATQLIADHRAAGHDVVVVSASGHEIVAPIADMLGATQCLATRMVVADGRYTGEVDFYCYAENKAVAIKQLAAANGYDLAQCHAYSDSATDEPMLAVVGHPTAVNPDRALRKVAAQQAWPVLTFSDPVSLRGRIPTPSGTAVAVTAVGLGAVAAAGVAWYGIRRRRRA